A stretch of the Onychomys torridus chromosome 23, mOncTor1.1, whole genome shotgun sequence genome encodes the following:
- the LOC118573010 gene encoding heat shock transcription factor, Y-linked-like, whose protein sequence is MAEASSETLDASPHDLSTDSETSSSHPLCDDTGQRDSDLWAIIEESAFQMLAQRFLIKRPPHTLCASEPDEDSNLFSMTFPRKLWKIVGSDKFKSIWWDEAGTYIVINEELFKKEVLERKAPFRIFETDSMKSLVRQLNLYGFRKMRQNFQRSASLPDFLAEEKGVSASCKLQFYQNPNFLRDCPHLMERMKRRIGIKTVSRGAAPALPDFKNKHFSPDLDNMDDHSLGVAVQTSERKQLSGPSISNVYLRQKPSTSHGGSDTMDGIRRDFSLATSSSFRTPEEILTRRPAPLNEVSPLHVDPQRIYTQANDNTVNFIITSIAQNHRNASHLWNSCLEMQAEPSPFQPGYPHFSSSSSTYSDSKQIGEPKLPIYKERVAPATLASTLNHHPSP, encoded by the coding sequence ATGGCAGAGGCATCTTCAGAAACTCTGGATGCTTCCCCTCACGATTTGTCGACTGACTCAGAGACCTCCTCCAGCCATCCTTTGTGTGATGACACAGGTCAGAGAGACTCGGACTTATGGGCTATTATTGAGGAAAGTGCTTTTCAGATGCTGGCTCAGCGCTTCTTGATAAAGAGGCCGCCTCACACCCTCTGTGCTTCAGAGCCAGATGAAGACAGTAATTTATTCTCCATGACCTTTCCCAGAAAGCTTTGGAAGATAGTGGGAAGTGACAAATTTAAGTCTATTTGGTGGGATGAAGCTGGGACTTACATAGTCATCAACGAAGAACTCTTTAAAAAGGAAGTCTTGGAAAGAAAGGCCCCCTTCCGGATATTTGAAACTGATAGCATGAAAAGTTTGGTTCGACAGCTGAACCTGTACGGATTTAGGAAAATGAGACAGAATTTCCAGAGATCTGCTTCTCTCCCTGACTTCCTGGCTGAAGAGAAAGGAGTCTCTGCCTCGTGTAAGTTACAGTTCTACCAGAATCCAAACTTTCTGCGTGACTGCCCCCACCTTATggaaagaatgaaaaggagaatcGGGATAAAGACTGTATCCCGTGGGGCTGCTCCGGCACTGCCAGATTTCAAGAACAAACACTTCAGTCCAGACTTGGACAACATGGATGACCACAGTCTGGGTGTAGCTGTCCAAACCAGTGAAAGGAAACAATTGTCCGGTCCTAGCATTTCAAATGTGTATCTGAGACAgaagccttctacttcccatggAGGTTCTGATACAATGGACGGGATCAGAAGGGACTTTTCTCTTGCAACATCGAGCTCCTTTAGAACACCTGAAGAAATTCTAACACGTCGCCCTGCTCCCTTAAATGAGGTGTCCCCTCTCCATGTGGACCCACAGAGAATCTACACCCAGGCAAACGACAACACTGTGAATTTCATTATAACCTCTATTGCTCAGAACCACAGGAATGCGTCTCATTTGTGGAACAGTTGTCTTGAAATGCAGGCAGAGCCTTCTCCTTTTCAACCTGGGTATCCTCATTTTTCATCCAGTTCATCTACGTACTCTGACTCAAAACAGATTGGTGAACCCAAGTTGCCAATATACAAGGAAAGGGTAGCGCCTGCTACCTTGGCATCCACATTGAATCATCACCCATCGCCATGA